The proteins below are encoded in one region of Apium graveolens cultivar Ventura chromosome 4, ASM990537v1, whole genome shotgun sequence:
- the LOC141717012 gene encoding protein PHLOEM PROTEIN 2-LIKE A1-like encodes MAQVQRDDIVSLWTQGFQALKDKSSCAAVLTAKELSIVWGSDPRYWKWVSKTSPVNFEALDAAELIEVCWLQIDGTYNARNLNKGVKYGVYFVVELNSNPCMNGPVTLKLTRPNGSTEEHKEDLQTKPRNKWVGLKVGEFTNTASGCDNTVKFSMNGCDGTTWKTGLTVIGAAIVPVIC; translated from the exons ATGGCTCAAGTGCAGCGAGATGATATCGTATCATTGTGGACTCAAGGTTTCCAGGCTCTGAAAGACAAGAGT TCCTGCGCTGCGGTTCTGACTGCAAAGGAACTCTCAATTGTTTGGGGATCAGACCCTCGCTACTGGAAATGGGTTTCCAAGACCAGCCCAGTCAA CTTCGAGGCTCTTGATGCTGCTGAACTAATTGAAGTATGCTGGCTACAAATCGATGGAACATACAATGCTAGAAACCTCAATAAGGGAGTGAAATATGGAGTGTATTTTGTCGTGGAACTTAACAGCAATCCTTGCATGAACGGTCCAGTGACCCTTAAGCTTACTCGTCCCAACGGAAGCACTGAAGAGCATAAGGAAGATTTGCAGACCAAGCCAAGGAATAAATGGGTGGGACTTAAGGTTGGTGAATTCACCAACACAGCTAGTGGCTGTGACAATACTGTCAAGTTCTCGATGAATGGATGTGATGGAACCACCTGGAAGACTGGCCTTACTGTCATTGGTGCTGCCATTGTGCCAGTTATCTGCTAA